From the genome of Desulfobotulus mexicanus, one region includes:
- a CDS encoding aldehyde ferredoxin oxidoreductase family protein produces the protein MKEISGTSNRVLEVDLTTRSFSIYTVSREERRQWLGAKGLGLKLVYDRMPLNADPLGPENIVALMPGVLMGTGAPCSGRFHAVTRSPLTGIMTSSSCGGPFGMQLKTAGWDGLILKGVSTTPVILRLDEEGVIFEDGQPFWGMDTQESQKALASGKEAALVIGPAGENLVAFANVASGHRFLGRGGMGAVFGAKKVKAIVAKGGAYKILPKNAKAFERAKKRGNAYIQRNETSSVGLRNYGTNMNLNPNNEANILPVENFRAGRHDRAFEMSGEMTKDLHDTRFHTCKPCTILCGHSGTYGGKRMPVPEFETTVLLGTNLAIFDREKNAEWNRICSDLGMDTISAGGTLAWVMEASEKGLVESPLRFGSAEGVSEALISIARNEGFGAEMAKGSRYLASRYGGEAFAMQVKGLEMAAYDPRGSTGQGLAYAVANRGACHLSAYLVALEVYFGLLDRHSTQAKAEFVIFFENLTCVINALQSCQFTMFAYTLEPPLSKYTPDFMLAILMRFVPKLAIALMDFSAYTNLWTSITGERLSSSEVLKAGERIHVLERYMNTRMGVSRKEDTLPDRLLRESRRGDKKKRTVPLKKMLDRYYTLRGYDGSGIPKAELLDGLGIGIRP, from the coding sequence ATGAAGGAAATTTCAGGAACATCCAACCGTGTGCTGGAGGTGGATCTCACCACCCGCAGCTTTTCCATATATACGGTTTCAAGGGAAGAACGCAGGCAGTGGCTGGGGGCCAAGGGCTTAGGCCTGAAACTGGTGTATGACCGTATGCCCCTCAATGCCGATCCTTTGGGGCCGGAGAACATCGTCGCCCTTATGCCCGGTGTGCTCATGGGGACGGGAGCGCCCTGCTCGGGAAGGTTCCATGCCGTAACCCGTTCCCCCCTGACAGGGATCATGACCAGCTCTTCCTGCGGCGGGCCCTTTGGCATGCAGCTTAAAACCGCAGGCTGGGACGGGCTGATCCTGAAAGGAGTTTCCACCACACCCGTCATTCTCCGGCTGGATGAGGAGGGTGTGATCTTTGAGGACGGCCAGCCCTTCTGGGGCATGGATACCCAGGAAAGTCAGAAGGCCCTTGCCAGTGGCAAGGAGGCGGCTCTGGTCATCGGACCTGCGGGAGAAAACCTTGTGGCCTTTGCCAATGTGGCTTCTGGTCATCGCTTTCTTGGTCGGGGCGGCATGGGAGCCGTTTTCGGGGCTAAAAAGGTCAAGGCCATTGTGGCCAAGGGCGGGGCCTATAAAATTCTGCCCAAAAATGCCAAAGCCTTTGAAAGGGCGAAAAAGCGGGGCAACGCCTATATTCAGCGCAATGAGACCAGCTCTGTTGGGCTTCGCAACTACGGGACCAACATGAACCTCAACCCCAACAACGAGGCCAACATCCTTCCCGTGGAAAACTTCCGGGCAGGCCGCCATGACAGAGCCTTTGAAATGTCCGGGGAAATGACAAAGGATCTGCACGATACCCGTTTTCATACCTGCAAGCCCTGCACCATCCTCTGCGGCCATTCGGGTACCTATGGTGGAAAACGGATGCCCGTTCCTGAATTTGAAACCACAGTACTTCTCGGTACCAATCTTGCTATCTTTGATAGGGAAAAAAATGCGGAATGGAACCGGATCTGTTCTGATCTGGGCATGGATACCATCAGCGCAGGTGGTACTCTGGCCTGGGTTATGGAGGCTTCGGAAAAGGGCCTTGTGGAAAGTCCTCTGCGTTTTGGTTCTGCCGAAGGGGTGAGCGAGGCCCTTATTTCCATAGCAAGAAATGAAGGCTTTGGTGCGGAAATGGCCAAGGGCAGCCGCTATCTTGCCAGCCGTTACGGTGGAGAAGCCTTTGCCATGCAGGTGAAGGGCCTTGAGATGGCCGCCTACGATCCAAGGGGCAGCACCGGGCAGGGACTGGCCTATGCCGTGGCCAACCGGGGAGCCTGCCATCTTTCCGCCTATCTTGTGGCCCTGGAGGTGTACTTTGGTCTTCTCGACCGCCATTCCACTCAGGCCAAGGCGGAGTTTGTCATTTTCTTTGAAAACCTCACCTGCGTCATCAATGCCCTGCAAAGCTGCCAGTTCACCATGTTTGCCTATACTCTGGAACCGCCCCTTTCCAAATATACACCGGATTTCATGCTGGCCATCCTCATGCGCTTTGTGCCGAAACTTGCCATCGCCCTTATGGATTTCAGCGCTTATACTAATCTCTGGACTTCCATCACAGGAGAAAGACTTTCTTCTTCCGAGGTGTTAAAGGCAGGCGAGCGTATCCATGTCCTGGAACGCTACATGAACACCCGCATGGGTGTCTCCCGCAAGGAGGATACCCTGCCTGACCGTCTTCTCAGGGAAAGCCGCAGGGGAGACAAAAAAAAGCGCACCGTACCCTTAAAGAAGATGCTGGATCGCTACTATACTTTAAGGGGATATGATGGCAGCGGTATTCCAAAGGCAGAGCTTCTGGATGGGTTGGGAATAGGGATTCGTCCGTAA
- a CDS encoding iron-containing alcohol dehydrogenase, with translation MLPSYFEFYNPVKIVSGHKALDNLPYELSQMGVTRPLIVTDKGVVAAGLIQVVQEAFGSSGMTIGAIYDDVPPDSSVDVVNAIAEVYRANGCDGLVAVGGGSPIDTAKGVNIVVSHDKGELKDYMGADRLTGPLKPLVVVPTTAGTGSEVTLVAVIADIKRNVKMAFMSRHLLPNLALIDPRMTLTMPAKITAATGMDALSHAMEAYTCLQKNPLSDAHATAAITLISRYLPLAVEDGKNATARLALANASCMAGAAFSNSMVGMVHALGHATGAVCHIPHGVAMGIFLPHGLAYNLPERAEIIGELLLPLGGAEIYAATPPQSRPERLLESLNKLQKALEIKAGLPMRLKDAGAREDQLGEIALKAINDGALMMNPKEMDMEDAKAVLKKAF, from the coding sequence ATGCTGCCTTCCTATTTTGAGTTTTATAATCCAGTGAAAATCGTTTCCGGTCACAAGGCCCTGGACAACCTTCCCTATGAACTTTCCCAGATGGGCGTTACCCGCCCTCTCATTGTCACGGACAAGGGGGTGGTGGCCGCAGGTCTTATTCAGGTCGTGCAGGAAGCCTTTGGCAGCTCCGGCATGACCATAGGTGCCATCTATGATGATGTGCCTCCGGATTCCTCCGTGGATGTGGTCAACGCCATTGCCGAAGTCTATCGTGCTAACGGGTGCGATGGTCTTGTGGCCGTGGGCGGGGGCTCCCCCATTGACACGGCCAAGGGAGTCAATATCGTGGTGTCCCACGATAAGGGAGAGCTGAAGGATTACATGGGCGCAGATCGGCTCACCGGACCCTTAAAGCCCCTTGTGGTGGTGCCCACCACCGCAGGTACAGGCTCGGAAGTGACCCTGGTGGCGGTGATTGCTGATATAAAAAGAAATGTGAAGATGGCCTTTATGTCTCGCCACCTTCTGCCCAATCTTGCCCTCATTGACCCCCGCATGACCCTCACCATGCCTGCAAAAATCACGGCGGCCACGGGTATGGATGCCTTGAGCCATGCCATGGAAGCCTATACCTGCCTGCAAAAAAATCCTTTAAGTGACGCCCATGCCACGGCAGCCATTACCCTCATAAGCCGTTATCTGCCCCTTGCCGTGGAAGATGGCAAAAATGCCACCGCACGCCTGGCCCTTGCCAACGCTTCCTGTATGGCAGGTGCTGCCTTCTCCAATTCCATGGTTGGCATGGTCCATGCCCTGGGGCACGCAACGGGTGCGGTCTGCCACATTCCCCATGGGGTGGCCATGGGCATCTTTCTGCCCCACGGACTGGCCTATAATCTTCCCGAAAGGGCTGAGATAATCGGCGAGCTGCTTCTTCCCTTAGGCGGTGCGGAGATATATGCGGCAACCCCTCCCCAGTCCAGACCGGAACGTCTTCTTGAGTCCCTCAATAAGCTGCAAAAGGCTCTGGAAATCAAGGCAGGGCTGCCCATGCGTTTAAAGGACGCCGGAGCCCGTGAGGATCAACTGGGAGAAATCGCTTTGAAGGCCATCAATGATGGCGCTTTGATGATGAACCCTAAAGAAATGGACATGGAAGACGCCAAAGCTGTTTTGAAAAAAGCCTTCTGA
- a CDS encoding CvfB family protein, producing MLKTGEINDLLVERRLEFGFYLSSGEEEVLLPNKYVPEGLVPGDRINVFVYTDSEDRPIATTLVPKAMVGDYALLSVKDVTDFGTFFDWGLEKDLLVPLNQQRHPMAPGQRHVVHLCLDEVTRRVYGTTRISRSCDKNIESLKPGQEVHLLIYNITKLGFQAVINHRHDGMIHKNETFENLAIGDEKTGYISKIQADGKIDLVLKKPGYASISTSMEKVIHTLETEKGFIPCTDKTEPEKIYRFFSMSKKEFKKAIGGLLKAGKVEMDPEGIRLKTESTPDNK from the coding sequence ATGCTCAAAACAGGTGAAATAAATGACCTTCTGGTCGAACGCCGTCTGGAATTCGGTTTTTACTTAAGCTCCGGTGAAGAAGAAGTTCTGCTCCCCAACAAGTATGTACCGGAAGGCCTTGTCCCCGGAGACCGCATAAATGTTTTTGTCTATACGGATTCCGAAGACAGACCCATTGCAACAACCCTTGTACCCAAAGCCATGGTGGGAGATTATGCCCTCCTTAGCGTCAAAGATGTCACAGACTTCGGAACCTTTTTCGACTGGGGCCTTGAAAAAGATCTCCTGGTTCCCCTGAATCAGCAACGCCATCCCATGGCTCCGGGACAGCGTCATGTGGTGCATCTCTGTCTGGATGAAGTGACCCGCAGGGTTTACGGCACTACCCGAATTTCCCGCTCCTGTGACAAAAACATTGAAAGCCTGAAACCCGGACAGGAAGTTCACCTTTTAATCTATAACATAACAAAACTGGGCTTTCAGGCTGTTATCAATCACCGCCATGACGGCATGATCCACAAGAACGAAACCTTTGAAAACCTTGCCATAGGCGATGAAAAAACCGGATATATCTCAAAGATTCAGGCCGATGGAAAAATCGACCTTGTCCTTAAAAAACCCGGCTACGCTTCCATTTCCACCTCCATGGAAAAGGTCATCCATACCCTTGAAACCGAAAAGGGTTTTATACCCTGCACAGACAAGACGGAACCCGAAAAAATCTACCGTTTTTTTTCCATGAGCAAGAAAGAATTCAAAAAAGCCATCGGCGGTCTGCTGAAAGCCGGGAAGGTTGAAATGGACCCGGAGGGCATCCGGCTGAAAACAGAAAGTACCCCTGATAACAAGTAG
- the clpB gene encoding ATP-dependent chaperone ClpB, which produces MRFDKFTLKSQELLQEALQRAENYTHPQVEPGHLLEAMLLDESGIAMAIFRKIGVPLQQLQQEVSELLKKYPKVTGAAGERGLSRNLHKVLEAAFKEADTMKDQYLSVEHLLLALSGDKDGIAAIFSRCGISRQGILETLQGIRGNGKVRDPNPEDKYQALEKYARDLTELARAGKLDPVIGRDEEIRRVVQVLSRRTKNNPVLIGEPGVGKTAIVEGLARRIVEGDVAESLKDKRLLTLDMGALIAGAKYRGEFEDRLKAVLKEVENAEGGIILFIDELHTLVGAGAAEGSMDASNMLKPALARGLLHCVGATTLNEYRKYIEKDAALERRFQPVLVQEPSVEDTVSILRGLKEKYEVHHGVRIKDSALVAAAMLSDRYISDRFLPDKAIDLMDECASKIRMELDSMPAAIDELQRRMTQLEIEREALRKESDAASASRLEKLELELAGLKEEVQEQRGRWQNEKDTIGRIREIKERMEQLGIEEEQAQRRGDLARVAEIRYGLMLETGKELESAKNYLSELQGENRMLREEVDAEDIAEVVSRWTGIPVARMMEGEREKLLRMEEVLGQRVIGQHDAVVAVANAVRRSRSGLQDPDRPMGSFIFMGPTGVGKTELAKTLASFLFDTEQAMVRIDMSEFMEKHSVARLIGAPPGYVGYEEGGYLTEAVRRRPYSVILFDEIEKAHPDVFNLLLQMLDDGRLTDGHGRTVDFRNTLIIMTSNVGSRMIQEMESMDRSEIEAGIEAALRATFKPEFLNRIDETIIFEALKPDQIQSIVSIQMKRLEARLGEKRVRLVLDEAASALLAEKGYSPVYGARPLKRVIQQLLENPLAVKILKGDMPEGSEIRVSAIKDGQDTALVFDISPERTDL; this is translated from the coding sequence ATGCGTTTTGATAAATTCACTTTGAAAAGTCAGGAACTTTTACAGGAAGCCCTGCAAAGGGCAGAAAACTATACCCATCCCCAGGTGGAACCGGGACATCTCCTTGAAGCCATGCTTCTGGATGAATCCGGTATTGCCATGGCCATTTTCCGGAAAATCGGGGTGCCGCTGCAGCAGCTTCAGCAGGAAGTATCGGAACTTCTGAAAAAGTATCCGAAGGTCACAGGTGCTGCAGGTGAGAGGGGCCTGTCAAGGAATCTCCATAAGGTACTGGAAGCGGCTTTTAAAGAAGCCGACACTATGAAGGATCAGTACTTAAGCGTGGAACATTTGCTTCTTGCCCTTAGCGGAGACAAAGATGGCATTGCAGCCATTTTTTCCCGTTGCGGAATTTCCAGACAGGGTATTCTGGAGACCCTTCAGGGCATAAGGGGTAATGGTAAGGTAAGGGACCCCAATCCTGAGGATAAATATCAGGCTCTGGAAAAGTATGCCAGGGATTTGACGGAGCTGGCCCGGGCAGGCAAGCTTGATCCTGTGATCGGCCGGGACGAGGAAATCCGGCGGGTGGTGCAGGTACTTTCCCGGAGAACCAAAAACAATCCCGTTCTTATTGGTGAGCCGGGGGTGGGAAAGACCGCCATTGTGGAAGGTCTTGCTCGTCGTATTGTGGAAGGAGATGTGGCGGAATCCCTGAAAGACAAGCGTCTTTTGACGCTGGATATGGGTGCTCTTATAGCCGGAGCCAAATACCGTGGTGAGTTTGAGGACAGGCTGAAGGCCGTATTAAAGGAAGTGGAAAATGCCGAAGGCGGTATAATCCTCTTCATTGACGAGCTTCACACCCTTGTGGGGGCTGGTGCGGCCGAAGGCTCCATGGATGCATCCAATATGCTGAAGCCTGCTTTGGCCCGTGGTCTTTTGCACTGTGTGGGGGCCACCACTTTGAATGAATACAGAAAATATATAGAAAAGGATGCGGCTCTGGAGCGTCGTTTTCAGCCCGTTCTGGTCCAGGAACCCAGTGTGGAGGATACGGTTTCCATTCTCAGGGGTTTGAAGGAAAAATATGAGGTGCACCATGGGGTGAGGATCAAGGATTCTGCCCTTGTGGCTGCGGCCATGCTGTCGGATCGTTATATTTCCGATCGTTTTCTGCCGGACAAAGCCATTGACCTTATGGATGAGTGCGCTTCCAAGATACGCATGGAACTTGATTCCATGCCAGCTGCCATTGATGAATTGCAGCGCCGCATGACCCAGCTTGAGATTGAACGGGAAGCTTTGCGCAAAGAAAGTGATGCGGCTTCTGCATCAAGACTTGAAAAGCTTGAGCTGGAACTTGCAGGACTGAAAGAGGAAGTACAGGAGCAGCGGGGCCGCTGGCAGAATGAAAAGGATACCATAGGTCGTATCCGTGAAATAAAAGAGAGAATGGAACAGCTGGGTATAGAGGAAGAGCAGGCCCAGCGCAGGGGAGATCTGGCACGTGTTGCGGAAATCCGTTATGGCCTGATGCTGGAAACGGGTAAAGAACTGGAATCGGCCAAAAACTATCTTTCAGAGCTGCAGGGAGAAAACCGAATGCTTCGTGAGGAGGTGGACGCCGAGGATATTGCGGAAGTGGTTTCCCGCTGGACAGGTATTCCCGTGGCCCGGATGATGGAAGGGGAAAGGGAAAAGCTTTTGCGCATGGAAGAGGTGCTGGGCCAGCGTGTGATAGGGCAGCATGATGCGGTGGTGGCCGTGGCCAATGCCGTGCGCAGATCCCGTTCCGGTCTTCAGGATCCTGACCGGCCCATGGGAAGCTTTATCTTTATGGGACCTACGGGTGTGGGCAAGACGGAACTGGCCAAGACTCTGGCCTCTTTTCTCTTTGATACGGAACAGGCCATGGTGCGCATTGATATGAGCGAGTTCATGGAAAAACATTCCGTGGCAAGGCTCATTGGTGCGCCTCCGGGTTATGTGGGATATGAGGAGGGCGGTTATCTTACCGAAGCGGTACGAAGGCGGCCCTACAGCGTGATTCTTTTTGATGAGATAGAAAAGGCCCATCCCGATGTTTTCAATCTGCTTTTACAGATGCTGGATGATGGTCGTCTCACCGATGGCCATGGCAGGACCGTTGATTTCAGAAACACTCTGATCATCATGACCTCCAATGTGGGCAGCCGGATGATTCAGGAAATGGAAAGTATGGATCGCTCTGAAATTGAGGCGGGCATAGAAGCTGCCCTGCGGGCAACCTTCAAGCCTGAGTTTTTAAACCGTATTGATGAGACCATCATTTTTGAAGCCTTAAAGCCCGATCAGATTCAGAGTATTGTATCTATTCAGATGAAGCGTCTGGAGGCGCGACTGGGTGAAAAGCGGGTGCGTCTTGTGCTGGATGAAGCAGCCTCTGCATTGCTGGCGGAGAAGGGATACAGCCCTGTTTATGGTGCAAGGCCCCTGAAGCGGGTTATACAGCAGCTTCTGGAAAACCCTCTGGCCGTAAAAATTCTTAAAGGGGATATGCCTGAGGGCAGTGAGATAAGGGTTTCTGCGATAAAGGACGGGCAGGATACAGCCCTTGTTTTTGATATCTCCCCTGAAAGGACAGATCTATGA
- a CDS encoding pancreas/duodenum homeobox protein 1, producing the protein MGLKDWNTILTPEKLKDLFPREKSDAFFDALFGDAEEGAYDIGLAFRGEPRENLLDFAFVLEQRPGKCLVCSLTYGLPDVFMRHPVINVKGLVSELLSIMGDGVACKKWELGPTREVSRDCHEIPLRLELKAL; encoded by the coding sequence ATGGGATTAAAAGATTGGAACACTATTTTAACGCCTGAAAAACTTAAAGACTTATTTCCTAGGGAAAAATCGGATGCTTTTTTTGATGCCCTCTTTGGTGATGCAGAAGAGGGGGCCTACGACATTGGCTTGGCTTTTCGTGGAGAGCCCCGTGAAAATCTTCTCGACTTTGCTTTTGTTCTGGAGCAGAGGCCTGGAAAATGTCTGGTTTGCAGTCTGACCTATGGTCTTCCGGATGTTTTTATGCGTCATCCGGTTATCAATGTAAAAGGTCTGGTCTCGGAGCTGTTGTCAATTATGGGGGATGGCGTTGCTTGCAAGAAATGGGAACTTGGCCCCACCCGTGAAGTAAGTAGGGATTGTCATGAGATACCTCTGCGTCTGGAGTTGAAAGCCCTGTGA
- a CDS encoding TetR/AcrR family transcriptional regulator: MAAVEKPRGLARENILDSATRLFLDKGIDKASLSDIAAEAGVSKGTLHYHFASKNDLIFHITETHMEAITDELLSLLNRMKKCPDRLFSALMSSLLEAKGRGRLHLHLVREAVAGNPELRSKIAGSYKGWENLLQDSLSQLFPGHRAPAFAAQLIISIIDGFIIQDLVRQKEVDFTHLVEALMALNVFFSEKPDLEKLMV, translated from the coding sequence ATGGCTGCAGTAGAAAAACCCCGTGGACTGGCCCGGGAGAATATTCTTGATTCAGCAACACGTCTTTTTCTGGATAAAGGCATAGACAAGGCATCTTTATCGGACATTGCAGCTGAGGCTGGAGTCAGTAAAGGAACTCTGCATTATCATTTTGCATCAAAAAATGATCTGATCTTCCACATTACAGAAACGCATATGGAAGCCATAACGGATGAGCTTTTGAGTCTTTTGAACCGTATGAAGAAATGTCCTGATCGTTTGTTTTCTGCTCTGATGAGTTCATTGCTGGAGGCAAAGGGCAGGGGGCGTCTTCACCTGCATCTGGTTCGGGAGGCTGTTGCTGGAAACCCTGAGTTGCGGAGCAAAATTGCAGGAAGTTATAAGGGATGGGAAAACTTACTTCAGGATTCCCTAAGTCAGTTGTTTCCCGGACACAGGGCACCTGCTTTTGCTGCTCAACTGATCATTTCCATTATAGATGGTTTTATTATTCAGGATCTTGTCCGTCAGAAGGAAGTTGATTTTACGCATCTGGTGGAGGCTTTGATGGCATTGAATGTCTTTTTTTCCGAAAAGCCGGATTTGGAGAAGTTGATGGTGTAA